GATCGACGAGTACCCGCCGGTGACGATGCTCACGACGAGGCCGAAGGCGACGTCGCGGATCGTCTCACCGCCGAAGACATATACCGCGCCGATCGCGAGCACGGCCGTCATGGCGGTGTTGATCGACCGGACGAGCGCCTCCAGCACGCTGCGGTTCACGAGGTGCTCGAACGGCTCCCGCGTCCGGAAGCCGAGGTTCTCCCGGATCCGGTCGAAGATGACGATCGTGTCGTTGATCGAGTACCCCGCGACGGTGAGCAGCACCGCCAGGAAGGACGAGTTGACCTCGCGCTGCGTGAGCGCGAACGCCCCGATGACGACCAGGAGATCGTGGAGCAGCGCGATGTCCGCGGCGATCGCGAACCGCACGGAGCGGAAGCGGATCGAGATGAAGATCACCTGCAGCACCAGGCCGATCGCGACGCCGAGGATCGCGACGTTGCGCAGCTCCGCGCCGATCTCCGGTCCGACCGTGTCCTCGCGCAGCATGGTGGTCGAGGACCACTGGCCTCGGGCCGCGTCGATGATCGCGTTCATCTGCGCCTGCGAGAGCGGCCGCGTGCGGATGAAGACTTCCGTATCGCCGGACTTCTGAATCACCGCGTCGCCGAGCCCGAACCGGCCGAGGAGGCCGCGGACGTCGCCCACGGTAAACGGCTGGGTGATCCGCAGCTCGAGGGCGTTGCCCCCGGTGAAGTCGACGCCCCAGTTGAGGGCGTGCCCGTCGTGGACGTGGTGGACGTAGAGGGCGATCAGCCCCGGCACGATCACGGCGAGCGACAGAGCGTACCACCACCGCCGCCGTCCGATGATGTCGAAGGCCCGGACCGGTCGCACCGTCATGCTTGCGGCGTCCGCCATACGCGGCGCTACGCTTCCCCGCCGCCCGCCGGCCCGCCGACGGGAGCGGCCGCGGGGACGTCCCGGGGCCGCCCGGTCCAGGCCAGCGCTTGAATGTAGCGCGCGAGGCTCGTCTCGAGCACCACGTCGACGAACACCCGGGTCACGACGATCGCGGTGAAGATGCTCGTCAGAATGCCGAGGATGAGCGTCACGGCGAATCCCCGCACCGGGCCCGTCCCGAGCCACAGGAGGACCGCCGCCCCGATCAGCGTCGTCGTGTTCGAGTCGAAGATCGTGACCACCGCCCGGCTCCAGCCGGTCGCGACCGCGGCGCGCAGCGTCTTGTGCCCGCGCAGCTCTTCCTTCACCTTCTCGAAGATGATGACGTTCGCGTCCACCGCGACGCCGAGCGAGAGAATGAAGCCCGCGATGCCCGGCAGCGTGATGGTCGCGCCGAGCAGTGTGAGGAGCGCGAAGAGAATCAGCGTGTACACGCCGAGGGCGAGGTCCGCCAGGAACCCGGACAGACGGTAGTACAGAACCATGAACAGCGCCACCATGACGATCGCCACGTACCCGGCGTGCAGGCTGCGGTCGATCGAGTCACGGCCCAGCAGCGGCCCCACGGTGCGGTTCTCGACGACGTGCACGGGCAGCGGCAGCGCGCCGCCGCGGAGCAGAACCGCGAGGTCCCGCGCCGATTCGAGCGTGAACCCGCCCTGGATCACGCCTTTGCCGCCCGGGATCGGCGACTGGATCACGGGGGAGCTGATGACGCGGTTGTCGAGCACGATCGTGAGATACCTGCCGACGTTCTTCGTCGTGTAGTTCTCGAACGTCTTGGCCGCGGTGCTCTTGAACGTAAACCCGACCTCCGCGCGGCCGTACTGATCGAACTGGACCTGTGCGTCGCTCAGATCCGCGCCGGTGAGGATCACCTTCTTCGGTACGTGCTGGGTCGTCCGATCGGGGAGCACGGCGGTGTCCGTCCCCTGCCACTCCGTGCCCTGCGGCAGCGAGACGGTCGCGGTGTCGACGAACTCGAGCAGGGCCGTCTTGCCGATGAGGTCGATGGCGCGCTGAGGGTTCTGGATCCCCGGCAGCTCGACCAGGATGCGATTCGACCCCTGACGCGTGATCGCCGGTTCCGCGACGCCGAGCTGATCGACCCGATTCCGGATGATCCGCAGGACGCCGTCCATCGCGTCGTTGCCGACCGGCGTCTGCGCCGTCGGCTCGGCCTGCAACACGATATGGCTGCCGCCCTGCAGGTCGAGCCCCAGGTTGAGATGCGGGGCCGGCGGCTGCAGCATCGGCACTGCGCCGTTGAGCCGGATCGGCTGAAACGCGATGAAAAACGCGGCGAGGGCGATCAGCACGACGCCCGTCAGCCGGACCGGATTGCCAAGCTTCACTCTGTGAAATCCCTCCCGCCGGCGGCACCGGGCCGGCGGTGGGCTCGCGCGCCGGCCGCAAACAAAAAAAGCCTTCGCGACCGCGTTTCATTATATCGGCGGCCCTGGGGAGTGTCAAACCGCGGGAGTGTCAAACCACCGGCACCGTCGCACGTCAGCCGGACGGAGATCGCGCCGGACCGTTCGCGAGGTGAGGCAGATCGGCCTCGCGCGCATCGGGCCGGAAGGGATCGCGGCGGGCGGCGCGGCGGCCCTCCGGCACGTCCCCTTCGTGGGCCGGCGCGGGCCGGTACTGGGCCTCGAAAAAGGCGAGCGCCGGCTCCGCCAGCAGATGGTACGCCGCGGAGAAGACGCCGCGCGCTTCGACGCCGGTCCAGCGCTCGGGGAGTACCTCCGCCGGCAGGCCGGGGTCGACGAAGAGGAACTTTCGGAATGCGTGCACGAGGTGCGTCTTCTCCCGAAAGGCCGCGCCCGCCGGGATCACGAGCGCGCCGCCCGATCGCGCGGCCGCGGCGCGCCAGTCGAGGAGGCGCGGACGCCACTCGGCCACGAACCCGGCGTAGGCGGCGTCGATGACCGGCAGGTCCCAGTGACGCGCGGCGAACGCGGCCGGTGCCGCGGGGCCGGTCAGCCGGGCCTCGAACGTCTCGCCGGCCGCGCGGAGGCCGTAACGTTCGGCCAGCGCCGGGACCTGATCGAGGAGGTTGTTCGGCGTGACGTAGACGCCGCGCGCGAGCGGGACGAGACCCATCCACCCCAGTTCGCGCCGCAGCGCCGCGCGGTCCCGCCGGCCTGCCCCCTCGCCGGGGGCGGGCACGACGACAATCCGCCACAGGCCGTCCCAGCGCTCCGGGCGCAACTTGAAAATCCGCCGCGCCGCTTCTTCGATCCGCGCGTCGCCGCGGGGCGTGAGGGCGTAGTAGCTCGCGCGGCCGGCGCGGATCGCGACGAGCCAGCCCTGCCGGGTCATGCGCGACACCGCCGCGCGAACGGCGGAGGCGTGGAACCCCAACTCGGCCATCAGGGTGATCAGGCTGCCGATCCAGATCGTGCCGCCGTAGTGGCGGACGTAGTCGCCGAAGAGCGTGAAGAGCATCGACCGCGCGCGCACGCCCGCCGCCTCGACCCTACGCGAGTCCTTCGACCACGGTCGCGATCCCCTGCCCGACGCCGATGCACATCGTGGCGAGTCCCCAACGGGCGTGCCGGCGCACCATCTCGCGGACCAGGGTGACAAGAATCCGCGCCCCGCTGGCTCCGATCGGGTGACCGAGGGCGATCGCGCCGCCGTTCGGGTTGAGGCGCGAGCGGTCAATGTCGAGATCCCGCACGCAGGCCAGGACCTGGGAGGCGAACGCCTCGTTGAGCTCGATGAGGTCGATCTCCTCGAGCGTCCGGCCCGCGCGCAGCAGCGCCTTGCGCGTCGCCGGCACCGGACCGATGCCCATGTACGATGGATCGACCGCGGCGACGGCCCCGGCCCCGATTCGTGCGAGCGGCCGCCGCCCCTGCTGCTCCGCCCACTCGGCGGACGCGAGGAGCAGACAGGCGGCGCCGTCGTTGATGCCGGAGGAATTGCCGGCGGTGACCGTGCCGCCGGTCCGGAACGCGGGCCGCAGCGACGCCAGCGCCTCGAGCGTCGTGCCCGGACGCGGATGTTCGTCGCTCTCGACGACCATCGGCCCGCCGCGCGGCGGGGTCACGGTGATCGGCACGATTTCCTCCGCAAACCGGCCGTCCCGCTGCGCGTCCACGGCCCGCTGCTGGCTCTCCACGGCGAACGTATCCTGCTCCTCGCGCGAGATGCCGTACCGCTCCGCGACGTTCTCGGCGGTCTCCCCCATGCTGTAGAGCGGGAACCGCTCTTCGAGCCGCGGATTGGGAAACCGCCAGCCGATCGTCGTGTCTTGCAAGAGCTGCGTCCCCCGGGGGAACGCGTGGGCCGCCTTCGCCATGACGAACGGCGCCCGCGTCATGCTTTCGACGCCGCCGGCGAGGTAGACGTCGCCGGCGCCGACGGCGATCGCGTGCGCGGCGGCGTGCACGGCCTGCATCCCGGACCCGCAGAGCCTGTTGACGGTCTGTCCCGGCACCGTCTCCGGCAGCCCGGCCAGCAGGACCGCCATGCGCGCGACGTTCCGGTTGTCCTCGCCCGCCTGATTGGTGCAGCCCATGACCACGTCCTCGATCGCCGCGGGATCGAGATCGTTGCGCTGCACGACGGCCTGGATCAGGCGGGCGGCGAGGTCGTCCGGCCGCACGTCGCGTAGCGCGCCCCCGTAGCGCCCGATCGGGCTTCGGACCGCGTCCAGAATCACCGCATCCCGCATGCCGCTCATCCTCCCCGATCCGCCCCGGTCCGCCTAGCGCCCGGCATAGGACGGAGCGCGCTTCGCCAGAAACGCCGCGACGCCTTCGCGGTGGTCCTCGGACCGGCCGGCGATCTCTTGCAGATACGCTTCGTACTCGAGCGCGCCCCGCAGATCCAGGGCCAGCGCGCGATCCACGCCGCGTTTGATCAGCCCGTAGGCGCGCGTCGGGCCTTGGGCGAGCCGCTGCGCCCACTCGAGCGTCCGCGGCATCAGCTCGTCGTGCGGGACGACCCGGTTCACGAGGCCGATGCGCTCGGCGGCCGCCGCGTCCACCGGTTCCGCGAAAAACATCAGCTCGAGGGCGCGCCCCAGTCCGACGAGGCGCGGCAACAGCCACGTCCCGCCCGAATCGGGGATCAGCCCGACGCGCGTGAACACCTCGATGAAGCCGGCGCGCTCCGACGCCACCCGCAGATCGGCGGCGAGCGCCAGGTTGCAGCCCGCGCCGGCCGCGACCCCGTTCACCGCGGCGATCACCGGCTTCTCGATCGTTCTGAGGCGCGTGATGATGCGGTTGTAGCGGGAGCGCAGCAGCGCGCCGAGCGACGTCTCGCCCGGCGTGTGGCCGCGCAGATCGGCCCCCGAGCAGAACGCCCGTCCGGCGCCGGTCACCACCAGGCAGCGGACCTCGGCCGCCGCGTCGGCGGCGGCCAGGGCGTCGAGCAGCTCCTCCCCCAGCCGGGCGTCGAAGGCGTTGAGGACGTCGGGCCGGTTGAGCGTGATGACGCGCACGCCATTCCGATCGTCGGTCAGCACGGTTTCATACACGGTCTGTTCCTCCCTCGACACGCGCCGGTCGGCGGTGGATAGGCATCAACGGCGCGCCCGGCTCGGCGATTCCCCGGCCGTCGAGCATGCGGCGCGCCTGCTGAAATACGCCGTTGAGCATGGGCTCCGTGAGCCTGCCGGTATTGGTATTCTGCCGGCTCGGGTGGTAGGACGCGATCAGCACCGGCCCGCGCGGCCGCAGATCGTAGACGGCCGCGTGCGCGAAGCGCAGACCGCGCGTCGCCGCTCCGCGGGCGGCGAACAGCCGCCGGCACACGTCGAAGCCGATCCGCCCGAGCGCGACGACGACCTCCGCCCGCGGCAGCAGCGCGAGCTCACGCTCGAGGAAGGGCAGACACCGCGTGATCTCCGCGGGCGCGGGCTTGTTCATCGGCGGCGCGCAGCGCACGGGCGCGGTGAGGTACGCGTTTATCAGGCGCAGTCCGTCCCCA
This genomic interval from bacterium contains the following:
- the secF gene encoding protein translocase subunit SecF gives rise to the protein MTVRPVRAFDIIGRRRWWYALSLAVIVPGLIALYVHHVHDGHALNWGVDFTGGNALELRITQPFTVGDVRGLLGRFGLGDAVIQKSGDTEVFIRTRPLSQAQMNAIIDAARGQWSSTTMLREDTVGPEIGAELRNVAILGVAIGLVLQVIFISIRFRSVRFAIAADIALLHDLLVVIGAFALTQREVNSSFLAVLLTVAGYSINDTIVIFDRIRENLGFRTREPFEHLVNRSVLEALVRSINTAMTAVLAIGAVYVFGGETIRDVAFGLVVSIVTGGYSSIFNASCILVDWHNWADRRAAPAGAAAKRIEAPRDVRVAADGAGR
- the secD gene encoding protein translocase subunit SecD; translation: MKLGNPVRLTGVVLIALAAFFIAFQPIRLNGAVPMLQPPAPHLNLGLDLQGGSHIVLQAEPTAQTPVGNDAMDGVLRIIRNRVDQLGVAEPAITRQGSNRILVELPGIQNPQRAIDLIGKTALLEFVDTATVSLPQGTEWQGTDTAVLPDRTTQHVPKKVILTGADLSDAQVQFDQYGRAEVGFTFKSTAAKTFENYTTKNVGRYLTIVLDNRVISSPVIQSPIPGGKGVIQGGFTLESARDLAVLLRGGALPLPVHVVENRTVGPLLGRDSIDRSLHAGYVAIVMVALFMVLYYRLSGFLADLALGVYTLILFALLTLLGATITLPGIAGFILSLGVAVDANVIIFEKVKEELRGHKTLRAAVATGWSRAVVTIFDSNTTTLIGAAVLLWLGTGPVRGFAVTLILGILTSIFTAIVVTRVFVDVVLETSLARYIQALAWTGRPRDVPAAAPVGGPAGGGEA
- a CDS encoding PaaX family transcriptional regulator C-terminal domain-containing protein, with amino-acid sequence MRARSMLFTLFGDYVRHYGGTIWIGSLITLMAELGFHASAVRAAVSRMTRQGWLVAIRAGRASYYALTPRGDARIEEAARRIFKLRPERWDGLWRIVVVPAPGEGAGRRDRAALRRELGWMGLVPLARGVYVTPNNLLDQVPALAERYGLRAAGETFEARLTGPAAPAAFAARHWDLPVIDAAYAGFVAEWRPRLLDWRAAAARSGGALVIPAGAAFREKTHLVHAFRKFLFVDPGLPAEVLPERWTGVEARGVFSAAYHLLAEPALAFFEAQYRPAPAHEGDVPEGRRAARRDPFRPDAREADLPHLANGPARSPSG
- a CDS encoding thiolase family protein, whose protein sequence is MRDAVILDAVRSPIGRYGGALRDVRPDDLAARLIQAVVQRNDLDPAAIEDVVMGCTNQAGEDNRNVARMAVLLAGLPETVPGQTVNRLCGSGMQAVHAAAHAIAVGAGDVYLAGGVESMTRAPFVMAKAAHAFPRGTQLLQDTTIGWRFPNPRLEERFPLYSMGETAENVAERYGISREEQDTFAVESQQRAVDAQRDGRFAEEIVPITVTPPRGGPMVVESDEHPRPGTTLEALASLRPAFRTGGTVTAGNSSGINDGAACLLLASAEWAEQQGRRPLARIGAGAVAAVDPSYMGIGPVPATRKALLRAGRTLEEIDLIELNEAFASQVLACVRDLDIDRSRLNPNGGAIALGHPIGASGARILVTLVREMVRRHARWGLATMCIGVGQGIATVVEGLA
- a CDS encoding enoyl-CoA hydratase-related protein codes for the protein MYETVLTDDRNGVRVITLNRPDVLNAFDARLGEELLDALAAADAAAEVRCLVVTGAGRAFCSGADLRGHTPGETSLGALLRSRYNRIITRLRTIEKPVIAAVNGVAAGAGCNLALAADLRVASERAGFIEVFTRVGLIPDSGGTWLLPRLVGLGRALELMFFAEPVDAAAAERIGLVNRVVPHDELMPRTLEWAQRLAQGPTRAYGLIKRGVDRALALDLRGALEYEAYLQEIAGRSEDHREGVAAFLAKRAPSYAGR
- a CDS encoding uracil-DNA glycosylase, whose translation is MSRRGRRGGAVGARDSLAALARDVVACTRCPRLRRHCEQVAAVRRRRFAAWTYWGRPVPGFGDPRAGLVVIGLAPAAHGANRTGRMFTGDGSGDWLIRAMHRAGFANRPTSVRRGDGLRLINAYLTAPVRCAPPMNKPAPAEITRCLPFLERELALLPRAEVVVALGRIGFDVCRRLFAARGAATRGLRFAHAAVYDLRPRGPVLIASYHPSRQNTNTGRLTEPMLNGVFQQARRMLDGRGIAEPGAPLMPIHRRPARVEGGTDRV